The following DNA comes from Spirochaetaceae bacterium.
ATTAGGCCGAACGAGGCCATTGCCCAGCGCATCGAGGCCGAGCATAACCAATTTATCTTTTGGGACGAAGAACTAGGCCAGCCGGCTTTTTACGAAGAAGAATTTATCCGCCGCTTTACCTTTAGCAATGGGATAATTCTTACCGAAGTTGGTTTTGCCGAAGCCCACCTCATTGAAGCTATCCCCATGAACCGAGCCGAGCTACTGGCCGAATTAGAAGAACAAACGCGCCGCCTTAACTTTAATATAGAGGTAGAAGAAAGCGCCGATGGTATTAGGTTAATTATGGATAGCATACAATTTGTGGTAAACAGCGCCGAATTTTTAGCCGGCGAAGAGGTTAAGCTGCACCAAATTGGCCAGTTATTGCAAGCCCACCACAACCGTGATATAGCCATTACCGGCCACGCCGCTGCTGCCGGCAACCCGCAATTTGAACAAGTTTTAAGCGAGGAACGCGCCTTAGCCGTAGCCAACTGGTTAATTGCTAACGGTTACCGCTCGGCCGATAACATCATAACGCAAGGGCGCGGCAGCAGCGAACCGCTGGTGAGCAACGCCACCCCGCAAGGGCAAGCGCGTAACCGCCGGGTAGAAATAACTATTTTAGAAAATTAAGAAGTAAGAAGTAAAAAAATACCATTTTTATTTTTTATTTTTCACTTTAAGTTTTGCTATTATTAAAGCCGGTCTTAATTTATCTATAAACACAGTCAAGTATAATAGTTTTATATAAATAACTAATTTGCCGGGTTTAGCTTGTTTTTTAACGGCTTTTAAAAGCAGTTTTAAACAGCTTATGCTTAAAAAGGTTAGTCCCACATTATTTTTAAGCAGTTTTATTACCTTATTATCAAAGTTAGCGGCTATCTCGGT
Coding sequences within:
- a CDS encoding OmpA family protein yields the protein MLKKLSLILLLLTTPLLAFDFRFRHNEGDQFRFLSTVQTSIFSNDNAPPQHVEFINRLTYRVAEVDEHGSGRLVGTTATSQRLLGSNAATLWTTDYEVDFWRNVRGGYTVAPTFHMPMVRNVPFFPEGPVNPGFRWAARGETALDISQLLGLTAPFIVPIIVNHHYMGPVEIDGRIYQKINVQYSYSENLPRPFGRVIRPNEAIAQRIEAEHNQFIFWDEELGQPAFYEEEFIRRFTFSNGIILTEVGFAEAHLIEAIPMNRAELLAELEEQTRRLNFNIEVEESADGIRLIMDSIQFVVNSAEFLAGEEVKLHQIGQLLQAHHNRDIAITGHAAAAGNPQFEQVLSEERALAVANWLIANGYRSADNIITQGRGSSEPLVSNATPQGQARNRRVEITILEN